A stretch of the Polluticoccus soli genome encodes the following:
- the fumC gene encoding class II fumarate hydratase, with protein MDHRIEKDTMGEVKVPKEAYYGAQTQRSIDNFRIAQDINKMPKEIIKAFAYLKKAAALTNAELGVLPNEKAELIGKVCDEILEGKLDNEFPLVVWQTGSGTQSNMNVNEVVAYRAHVVNGGQLTDKEKFVHPNDDVNKSQSSNDTFPTAMHIAAYKMLIDVTIPGIKKLRDTLDKKSKEYMNVVKIGRTHFMDATPLTLGQEISGYVSQLDHGLRAINNTLAHLSELALGGTAVGTGINTPPGYAEKVAKKIADLTGLPFITAENKFESLAAHDAIVEAHGALKTVAVSLMKIANDIRMLSSGPRSGIGELFIPDNEPGSSIMPGKVNPTQCEALTMIAAQVMGNDVAINIGGATGHFELNVFKPVMIYNFLHSARLIGDGCVSFNDKCAVGIEPIQKNIDQHLHNSLMLVTSLNTKIGYYKAAEIAQTAHKQGKTLKQTAIDLGYVTSEQFDEWVDPATMVGELPKN; from the coding sequence ATGGATCATCGTATTGAGAAAGATACCATGGGCGAAGTGAAAGTGCCCAAAGAAGCCTACTATGGCGCGCAAACACAACGCTCTATCGACAACTTCCGCATAGCGCAGGACATCAACAAAATGCCTAAAGAGATCATTAAGGCATTTGCCTACCTGAAAAAGGCAGCGGCTTTGACCAATGCGGAACTGGGTGTGTTGCCAAACGAGAAAGCTGAACTAATCGGTAAGGTTTGTGACGAGATACTGGAAGGTAAGCTTGATAACGAGTTTCCATTGGTAGTATGGCAAACAGGTTCTGGTACTCAGTCAAACATGAACGTGAACGAAGTGGTAGCTTATCGCGCTCACGTTGTTAATGGTGGGCAGCTGACCGACAAAGAGAAATTTGTACACCCTAACGATGACGTGAACAAATCACAGTCATCAAACGATACTTTCCCGACGGCTATGCACATCGCAGCATATAAGATGCTGATCGACGTGACCATTCCCGGCATCAAAAAGCTGCGCGATACACTTGACAAAAAGTCGAAAGAGTATATGAACGTAGTGAAGATAGGCCGTACACACTTTATGGATGCTACACCACTCACACTGGGACAAGAGATCAGTGGTTACGTGTCTCAGCTGGATCATGGTCTGCGTGCTATCAATAATACACTGGCGCACCTTAGCGAGTTGGCTTTGGGTGGTACTGCAGTAGGTACGGGCATCAACACCCCTCCAGGTTATGCTGAGAAAGTAGCGAAGAAGATCGCAGATCTGACTGGCCTGCCTTTCATCACCGCGGAAAATAAATTTGAGAGCCTTGCTGCACACGATGCTATCGTAGAAGCACACGGAGCACTGAAAACAGTTGCCGTTAGCCTGATGAAGATCGCAAACGACATCCGTATGCTGAGCTCGGGCCCGCGCAGCGGTATCGGTGAGCTGTTTATTCCAGACAACGAGCCGGGTTCATCAATCATGCCAGGTAAAGTAAACCCAACGCAGTGCGAGGCGCTTACTATGATAGCGGCGCAGGTTATGGGTAACGATGTTGCCATCAACATCGGTGGTGCTACAGGTCATTTTGAGCTGAACGTGTTCAAGCCGGTGATGATCTACAACTTCCTGCACAGTGCACGTTTGATAGGTGATGGCTGCGTGTCGTTCAACGACAAATGCGCAGTAGGTATTGAGCCAATCCAAAAAAACATAGATCAGCACCTGCACAATTCACTGATGCTGGTAACTTCTTTAAATACAAAAATAGGTTACTACAAGGCTGCTGAAATTGCACAGACGGCACACAAACAAGGCAAGACCCTGAAACAAACAGCTATTGACCTGGGTTATGTGACTTCTGAGCAATTTGACGAATGGGTTGACCCAGCAACAATGGTGGGTGAACTGCCAAAGAATTAG